Proteins from a single region of Rhodovibrio salinarum DSM 9154:
- the xylB gene encoding xylulokinase → MYLGIDLGTSALKAVLVDVEGRVCGQASRPLEVSRPRPLWSEQDPEAWWQACQGAIADLQARHPEALAAVRGIGLSGQMHGAVLLDARGQPLRPAILWNDGRSGPQCAELERREPEARTITGNLAMAGFTAPKLLWVAEHEPELFAQVVHVLLPKDYLRYRMTGELVSDPSDSAGTYWLDVARRGWSDRMLAATGLSRRHMPELVEGSEPSGRLDADIARQWGLPPVPVAGGGGDNAAAAVGVGAIARGQGFLSLGTSGVLFAASDACQPDPDNGVHTFCHALPDTWHQMAVHLSAASCLTWIAQVTGGDEATLLAEAERASADADRPEGPLFLPYLSGERTPHNDPHAKGVFFGLTPSHDRAALAQAVLEGVAFAIAEGRDALAATGTSFETTQVVGGGARSRYWGRILAAALDLPLTYPLGGELGPAYGAARLGRLAESGEDPAAVCTALPVEETVRPDPALTVRYRARRARFAELYQTLRPLFRQVSD, encoded by the coding sequence ATGTATCTCGGGATCGATCTCGGAACGTCGGCGTTGAAGGCCGTGCTGGTCGACGTCGAGGGTCGGGTCTGCGGCCAGGCCAGCCGCCCGCTCGAGGTGTCGCGGCCTCGGCCGCTGTGGTCCGAGCAGGATCCCGAGGCTTGGTGGCAGGCCTGCCAAGGTGCGATCGCCGATCTGCAAGCACGCCATCCGGAAGCGCTCGCCGCCGTGCGCGGAATCGGCCTGTCCGGGCAGATGCATGGGGCGGTCTTGCTGGATGCCCGAGGCCAGCCGCTACGCCCCGCGATCCTGTGGAACGACGGACGCAGCGGTCCGCAGTGTGCGGAACTGGAGCGTCGGGAGCCCGAGGCGCGCACCATTACCGGCAACCTCGCGATGGCGGGCTTTACGGCGCCGAAGCTGCTGTGGGTTGCGGAGCACGAGCCCGAACTGTTCGCGCAGGTCGTCCACGTCCTGTTGCCCAAGGACTATCTGCGCTATCGCATGACCGGCGAGCTGGTCAGCGACCCGTCCGACAGCGCGGGCACGTACTGGCTGGATGTCGCGCGGCGCGGCTGGTCGGATCGCATGCTGGCGGCAACCGGCCTCTCCCGCCGTCATATGCCGGAGCTGGTTGAGGGGTCCGAGCCAAGCGGCAGGCTGGATGCGGATATCGCGCGCCAATGGGGGCTGCCACCGGTGCCGGTCGCCGGGGGCGGCGGCGACAACGCCGCCGCGGCGGTCGGCGTGGGCGCGATCGCGCGCGGGCAGGGCTTTCTGTCGCTCGGCACGTCCGGCGTGTTGTTCGCTGCCAGCGACGCTTGCCAGCCGGATCCGGACAACGGCGTCCACACCTTCTGCCACGCGCTGCCCGATACCTGGCATCAGATGGCGGTGCATCTTTCGGCGGCGAGCTGCCTGACGTGGATTGCGCAGGTGACTGGCGGCGACGAGGCGACGCTGCTCGCGGAAGCCGAGCGCGCGTCGGCGGACGCCGACCGGCCGGAGGGGCCGCTGTTCCTGCCCTATCTGTCGGGCGAGCGCACACCGCACAACGATCCCCATGCCAAGGGGGTGTTCTTCGGCCTGACGCCTTCGCACGACCGTGCCGCCTTGGCGCAGGCGGTCCTGGAAGGCGTCGCGTTCGCGATCGCCGAAGGACGCGACGCGCTTGCGGCGACCGGCACTTCGTTCGAGACGACGCAGGTCGTGGGGGGCGGGGCGCGTTCGCGCTATTGGGGGCGGATCCTGGCCGCGGCGCTGGACCTGCCGCTGACCTATCCGCTCGGCGGCGAACTGGGGCCGGCCTACGGCGCCGCCCGGTTGGGCCGCCTGGCCGAAAGCGGCGAGGACCCGGCTGCGGTCTGCACCGCGCTGCCGGTAGAGGAGACAGTGCGTCCGGACCCGGCACTCACGGTCCGCTACCGCGCCCGGCGCGCGCGCTTTGCGGAGCTGTACCAGACCCTGCGCCCGCTGTTCCGGCAGGTTTCTGACTGA
- a CDS encoding ABC transporter substrate-binding protein — MKEEDRKKALADLTGRYVKGKVSRRKFLTDCGKLGLGFSAAGLAGMSGLRPWNGFVNTAFAQSQMAQETRDWLKEVSKPFRGQTVRMATEATPPSRVISQLVGEEFTKLTGINVEIELLPLEQVLQKLSLDVSGQMGNYDVYYMDQSWMAQFSRDTIDPREKYESNKELAMPNYNFDDFLGPLVDGISMYKDKMVGVPYDIPIFIMMYRQDILDDLGLEVPRTMDDYMAVVQAINEEKAPDTYGTTGQLKSGHYSLECDWTCWLWSHGGSIFGPDGMFTGGDARGMDALNYMLELTDYMPPGVNGWTWDGQGRSVQQGKAGIYISWGEFFPSYDDPEKSKVVGKMQATTPPQPKALRTPEECGFNEIPQIGHQGGSAAGLSKYSKVPDAAWIFLQWATSSDVQTRASLMGGGSSPVRTSTFEDPRIKEAATVSAGTTRHFPAIRETINTMMGSEPDMEAWPQISNDIIPVELGRLLAGQYDGPKEAMDTITSKVNAVTKPFRG; from the coding sequence ATGAAGGAAGAGGATCGCAAGAAAGCCCTTGCGGACCTGACCGGACGCTATGTCAAAGGCAAGGTCAGTCGACGCAAGTTCCTTACCGACTGTGGCAAGCTGGGGCTCGGCTTCTCTGCCGCCGGGCTTGCCGGCATGTCCGGGCTGCGTCCCTGGAACGGCTTTGTGAACACCGCGTTCGCCCAGAGCCAGATGGCCCAGGAGACGCGCGACTGGCTCAAGGAAGTCTCCAAACCGTTTCGCGGCCAGACCGTGCGCATGGCCACCGAAGCCACCCCGCCGAGCCGCGTGATCAGCCAGCTGGTGGGCGAAGAGTTCACCAAGCTTACCGGCATCAACGTTGAGATCGAGCTGTTGCCCCTGGAGCAGGTGCTCCAGAAGCTGTCGCTGGACGTTTCCGGCCAGATGGGCAATTACGACGTCTACTACATGGATCAGTCGTGGATGGCCCAGTTCTCGCGCGACACCATCGACCCGCGGGAGAAATACGAGTCCAACAAAGAACTGGCGATGCCGAACTACAACTTCGACGATTTCCTGGGCCCGCTCGTCGACGGCATCTCCATGTACAAGGATAAGATGGTCGGGGTTCCCTACGACATCCCGATCTTCATCATGATGTACCGCCAGGACATTCTGGACGACCTCGGCCTCGAGGTGCCGCGCACGATGGACGACTACATGGCCGTCGTGCAGGCGATCAACGAAGAGAAAGCCCCAGATACCTATGGTACCACCGGCCAGCTTAAGTCCGGTCACTATTCCCTGGAGTGCGACTGGACCTGCTGGCTGTGGTCCCACGGCGGCAGCATCTTCGGGCCGGACGGCATGTTCACCGGCGGCGACGCGCGCGGCATGGACGCCCTCAACTACATGCTGGAGCTGACCGACTACATGCCGCCCGGCGTCAACGGCTGGACCTGGGACGGCCAGGGCCGTTCGGTGCAGCAGGGCAAGGCCGGCATCTACATCTCCTGGGGCGAGTTCTTCCCGTCATACGACGATCCGGAAAAGTCCAAGGTGGTCGGCAAGATGCAAGCGACCACGCCGCCCCAACCCAAGGCGCTGCGCACGCCCGAGGAATGCGGGTTCAACGAGATTCCGCAGATCGGCCACCAAGGAGGCAGCGCGGCCGGACTGTCGAAGTACTCCAAGGTGCCGGATGCCGCGTGGATCTTCCTGCAATGGGCCACCAGCTCCGACGTCCAGACCCGCGCCTCGCTCATGGGTGGCGGTTCCAGCCCTGTCCGAACCTCTACCTTCGAGGACCCGCGCATCAAGGAGGCCGCGACCGTGAGCGCGGGCACCACCCGGCACTTCCCGGCGATCCGCGAGACCATCAATACAATGATGGGCTCCGAGCCGGACATGGAGGCTTGGCCGCAGATTTCCAATGACATCATTCCGGTGGAATTGGGCCGTCTGCTCGCCGGGCAATACGACGGCCCCAAGGAGGCAATGGACACCATCACCAGCAAGGTGAACGCGGTCACCAAGCCGTTCCGCGGCTAG
- a CDS encoding sn-glycerol-1-phosphate dehydrogenase — protein MATSHTLEDVLAGRWLTPATGTAPTIPIDSLVLERSLDGAEADLLAPLDLGRRLAIVCDPNTYTALGQRVERALTGRWHVDLVLLDDPHADQATVETLRHRTAEADALVAVGSGTINDLCKYATLRDGRPFVVFATAASMNGYTSTTAAITDGRGVKRSLPAHAPRGLFMDLEVMAAAPSFLTRSGLGDCLCRSTAQVDWLMSHLLRDTHYDDSPFVLQAADEAVLLERADRLETGDLEAVDALVRVLTLCGLGVLYTGTSHHGSMSEHLISHFIDMFAGDAHPGTLHGHQVGVAAVSMARLQRRILMRATPPEVAPTAIDAEALTQRYGAEISASCLEQWRSKALDAEGAQEVNRRLRADWDALRERLLAHSLPGERLEATLRSCGAPVRGTELGLEPDFYERAIRHAREIRDRWSILDLAGDAGELDAFAMEER, from the coding sequence ATGGCGACCTCGCACACGCTGGAGGACGTGCTCGCCGGGCGCTGGCTGACGCCAGCGACCGGCACCGCGCCCACGATCCCCATCGACAGCCTCGTGCTGGAGCGCAGCCTGGACGGGGCCGAGGCGGACCTGCTGGCGCCGCTCGACCTGGGCCGCCGGTTGGCGATCGTGTGCGATCCGAACACCTACACCGCCCTTGGCCAGCGGGTCGAACGGGCGCTGACCGGCCGATGGCATGTCGACCTGGTGCTGCTGGACGATCCGCATGCCGACCAGGCCACCGTCGAAACGCTCCGCCATCGCACGGCCGAAGCGGACGCCCTCGTCGCCGTCGGCTCGGGCACGATCAACGACCTGTGCAAATACGCAACCCTGCGCGACGGCCGTCCCTTCGTGGTCTTCGCCACGGCCGCCTCGATGAACGGCTACACCTCGACGACCGCCGCGATCACCGACGGCCGCGGGGTCAAGCGGTCCCTGCCCGCCCACGCCCCGCGCGGTCTGTTCATGGATCTGGAGGTGATGGCCGCGGCACCATCCTTCCTGACCCGCAGTGGGCTGGGCGACTGCCTGTGCCGGTCGACCGCGCAGGTCGACTGGCTGATGTCGCATCTGCTGCGCGACACCCATTACGACGACAGTCCCTTCGTCCTCCAAGCCGCGGACGAGGCGGTGTTGCTGGAGCGCGCGGATCGGCTCGAAACCGGCGACCTGGAGGCCGTCGACGCCTTGGTGCGCGTGCTCACGCTGTGCGGGCTTGGCGTGCTCTATACCGGCACCAGCCACCACGGCTCGATGTCCGAGCACCTGATCAGCCATTTCATCGACATGTTCGCCGGCGACGCCCATCCCGGCACGCTGCACGGCCACCAGGTAGGCGTCGCCGCGGTCAGCATGGCCCGGCTGCAACGCCGGATCCTGATGCGCGCGACGCCGCCCGAGGTCGCCCCCACGGCGATCGACGCGGAGGCGCTAACCCAACGCTACGGCGCGGAGATCAGCGCAAGCTGCCTGGAGCAGTGGCGGTCGAAAGCGCTGGATGCCGAGGGGGCGCAAGAGGTTAACCGCCGGCTGCGGGCCGACTGGGATGCCCTGCGCGAACGCCTGCTGGCGCACAGCCTGCCGGGCGAGCGCCTCGAAGCAACCCTGCGCAGCTGCGGCGCGCCGGTGCGTGGAACCGAGCTGGGCCTGGAGCCCGATTTCTACGAACGTGCCATACGCCATGCCCGCGAAATCCGCGACCGCTGGTCGATCCTCGACCTTGCCGGGGATGCAGGCGAGCTCGACGCGTTCGCGATGGAGGAGAGATGA
- a CDS encoding xylulokinase → MATGSPADLIVGLDSSTTATKAIAWTPQGEAVAEGRSRLPLDTPAPGRFEQSAASWWDAACAALQQVAQQVEPARIVALAIANQRETFVPLDAEGTPLRPAIVWVDERCRADVATLAEAVGRETIHRLSGKPPDMTPVCYRLAWMRRAEPELYRQIGMVADVQTYLVRQLTGHFRTSAASADPLGLYDMDAGGWSTTILSALELDTSQTPEARVSGTVLGHLTPNAAAATGLAAGTPVVAGGGDGQAAGLGVNALRAERAYLNLGTATVSGIYSADYRADTAWRTMGSMTGHGCYLETCLRTGTFLIDWFVTHVCGIDPTKTPGIYSQLEAQASELPIGADGLLLVPYWSGVMSPHWNLDARGAIVGLGPTHTRGHIYRALMEGVALEQALATHAVEQQANMELKEYVAIGGGAQSDLWCRMVAAASGKRVLRSATVEASSLGAAMAAAVGAGIYNSVEEAATQMEGRIVSTFDPEPEWAGRYGELLALYRQVYPQLTHIYDGLARFAEGT, encoded by the coding sequence ATGGCCACTGGCAGTCCGGCCGACCTGATCGTCGGCCTCGATAGCAGCACCACCGCCACCAAGGCGATTGCCTGGACCCCGCAGGGCGAGGCGGTCGCCGAAGGCCGCAGCCGCCTGCCTCTCGACACCCCGGCGCCGGGCCGCTTCGAGCAGTCGGCGGCCAGTTGGTGGGACGCGGCGTGCGCAGCGCTGCAGCAAGTCGCACAGCAGGTGGAGCCAGCGCGGATCGTCGCGCTCGCGATCGCCAACCAGCGCGAAACCTTCGTGCCACTGGACGCCGAGGGCACACCGCTCCGCCCGGCAATCGTGTGGGTCGACGAGCGGTGCCGCGCGGATGTGGCAACGCTGGCCGAGGCGGTTGGCCGCGAGACGATCCACCGCCTCAGTGGCAAGCCACCCGACATGACACCGGTCTGCTACCGCCTGGCCTGGATGCGCCGGGCGGAGCCGGAGCTGTACCGGCAGATCGGCATGGTCGCGGACGTCCAGACCTATCTGGTCAGGCAACTGACCGGCCACTTCCGCACCAGCGCCGCCAGCGCCGATCCGCTCGGTCTCTACGACATGGATGCCGGCGGCTGGTCGACGACGATCCTGTCGGCCTTGGAGCTCGACACCAGCCAAACGCCGGAAGCCCGGGTCTCCGGCACGGTCCTGGGCCACCTAACCCCGAACGCGGCAGCGGCGACCGGTCTCGCCGCCGGCACGCCCGTGGTGGCCGGTGGCGGCGATGGCCAGGCGGCCGGTCTCGGCGTCAACGCCCTACGCGCCGAACGCGCCTATCTGAACCTTGGCACGGCCACGGTGTCCGGCATCTATTCCGCCGATTACCGGGCGGATACGGCTTGGCGCACGATGGGCAGCATGACCGGGCACGGTTGTTATCTGGAGACCTGCCTGCGCACCGGCACCTTCCTGATCGACTGGTTCGTTACCCACGTCTGCGGCATCGACCCGACCAAGACCCCTGGCATTTACAGCCAGTTGGAAGCGCAGGCGTCGGAGCTGCCGATCGGGGCGGACGGCCTGTTGCTCGTCCCGTACTGGAGCGGGGTGATGTCGCCCCACTGGAACCTGGATGCGCGCGGGGCGATCGTCGGGCTGGGGCCGACCCACACGCGCGGCCACATCTACCGCGCCCTGATGGAGGGGGTGGCCCTGGAACAGGCACTGGCCACGCACGCCGTCGAACAGCAGGCCAACATGGAACTGAAGGAATACGTCGCCATCGGCGGCGGCGCGCAGAGCGATCTGTGGTGCCGCATGGTCGCCGCCGCAAGCGGCAAGCGCGTTCTACGCTCCGCCACGGTCGAAGCGTCCAGCCTCGGGGCGGCGATGGCCGCGGCGGTCGGCGCGGGTATCTACAACAGCGTTGAGGAAGCGGCCACGCAGATGGAAGGCCGCATCGTCTCGACGTTCGATCCGGAGCCCGAATGGGCAGGGCGTTACGGCGAACTGCTGGCGCTTTACCGTCAAGTCTATCCCCAGCTGACCCATATCTACGACGGCCTGGCCCGTTTCGCGGAGGGCACGTAA
- the cysD gene encoding sulfate adenylyltransferase subunit CysD, with protein sequence MGRGDSSAAAEMTSAQMTHLERLEAESLHIFREVAAQFRNPVMLYSIGKDSSVLLHLALKAFYPSKPPFPLLHVDTTWKFKEMTQFRDRRAAELGLELLVHQNPEGVRQGINPFDHGSAVHTEVMKTQALKQALDSYKFDAAFGGARRDEEKSRAKERVFSFRTSSHRWDPKNQRPELWSLYNGRINKGESIRVFPLSNWTELDIWQYIYLEGIPVVPLYFAKQRPVVWRDGTWIMVDDARMPLEPGETPEMRQVRFRTLGCYPLTGGIESDATTLPEVIREMLLAKTSERQGRVIDRDAGASMEAKKQEGYF encoded by the coding sequence ATGGGACGCGGTGACAGCTCCGCTGCCGCCGAGATGACATCGGCGCAGATGACGCATTTGGAGCGTCTGGAGGCGGAGAGTCTTCACATCTTCCGGGAGGTGGCGGCGCAGTTTCGCAATCCTGTGATGCTGTATTCGATCGGCAAGGATTCGAGTGTGCTGCTGCACCTGGCGCTGAAGGCGTTTTACCCGTCGAAGCCGCCGTTTCCGTTGCTGCACGTGGACACGACGTGGAAGTTCAAGGAGATGACGCAGTTCCGCGACCGGCGGGCGGCGGAGCTGGGGCTGGAGCTGCTGGTGCACCAGAACCCGGAGGGGGTGCGTCAGGGGATCAACCCGTTCGACCACGGGTCTGCGGTGCACACGGAGGTGATGAAAACCCAGGCGCTCAAGCAGGCGCTGGACAGCTACAAGTTCGACGCGGCGTTCGGCGGGGCGCGGCGGGACGAGGAGAAGAGCCGGGCCAAGGAGCGGGTGTTCTCGTTCCGGACGTCCTCGCACCGCTGGGACCCGAAGAACCAGCGCCCGGAGCTGTGGAGCCTGTACAACGGGCGGATCAACAAGGGCGAGAGCATCCGGGTGTTTCCGCTGTCGAACTGGACCGAGCTGGACATCTGGCAATACATCTACCTGGAGGGGATCCCGGTAGTGCCGCTGTATTTCGCCAAGCAGCGCCCGGTGGTGTGGCGTGACGGCACCTGGATCATGGTCGACGACGCGCGGATGCCGCTGGAGCCCGGGGAGACGCCGGAGATGCGCCAGGTGCGCTTCCGCACGCTGGGCTGCTATCCGCTGACCGGCGGGATCGAGAGCGACGCCACCACGCTGCCCGAGGTGATCCGGGAGATGCTGCTGGCCAAGACCAGCGAGCGCCAGGGGCGGGTGATCGACCGCGACGCCGGCGCCTCGATGGAAGCCAAGAAGCAGGAGGGCTACTTCTGA
- a CDS encoding zinc-dependent alcohol dehydrogenase has product MQAAYLHGARDIRLGTWEPAPRHAGDVPIAVACVGVCGSDLHYYKEGGIGAARVTEPFIMGHEFAGHLEQDVPQAGLKAGQLVAVDPARPCGVCEHCLRAHVNLCPHVVFMGAPPNPGGLAQTVYAGVEQLYPLPDGFGAVEAAMLEPLGVGVHAMDLAKPQLLETVTVVGCGPIGLMLLQLARHAGVGRIYAVDPVDYRAEAARQHGADAVAAHVDAIADLTDGRGTDLVLEATNSPDGAQHAVDAARIGGRILLVGIPDGDRYNLTAASARRKGLEIKFARRMGHVYPRAIQLVAEGRVDVTRMVTHEVALQETADAFRLMADHADGAIKAVVMPNR; this is encoded by the coding sequence ATGCAAGCAGCCTATCTCCACGGCGCCAGGGATATCCGTCTGGGCACCTGGGAACCCGCGCCGCGTCATGCCGGCGACGTGCCCATCGCGGTTGCGTGTGTCGGTGTGTGCGGCAGTGATCTGCATTATTATAAGGAAGGCGGGATCGGCGCGGCCCGGGTTACCGAGCCGTTCATCATGGGCCACGAGTTCGCCGGTCATCTGGAGCAGGACGTTCCCCAGGCCGGACTGAAAGCGGGCCAACTGGTCGCGGTCGATCCCGCGCGGCCTTGCGGGGTGTGCGAACACTGCTTGCGCGCTCACGTGAACCTGTGTCCCCACGTCGTGTTCATGGGCGCCCCGCCGAACCCCGGTGGCCTGGCGCAGACGGTCTACGCCGGCGTTGAGCAGCTCTACCCGCTGCCTGATGGTTTCGGGGCGGTCGAGGCGGCGATGCTGGAGCCGCTCGGTGTGGGGGTGCACGCCATGGACCTCGCCAAGCCGCAGCTGCTGGAGACGGTGACGGTCGTCGGGTGCGGACCGATCGGGCTGATGCTGCTGCAGCTGGCCCGGCATGCCGGCGTCGGACGAATTTACGCGGTCGACCCGGTCGACTACCGCGCGGAAGCGGCCCGTCAGCATGGCGCCGATGCCGTCGCCGCGCACGTCGACGCGATCGCCGATCTGACCGATGGACGCGGTACCGACCTGGTACTGGAAGCAACCAACAGTCCGGATGGTGCCCAGCACGCGGTGGACGCCGCGCGGATCGGCGGGCGTATCCTCCTGGTCGGGATTCCGGACGGAGACCGATACAACCTGACGGCGGCGTCGGCGCGTCGGAAAGGCCTGGAGATCAAGTTCGCCCGGCGGATGGGTCATGTCTATCCCCGCGCCATCCAACTCGTGGCGGAGGGACGCGTGGACGTCACCCGCATGGTCACGCACGAGGTCGCCCTGCAGGAGACGGCCGACGCCTTCCGCCTGATGGCGGACCATGCGGACGGTGCGATCAAGGCGGTGGTGATGCCGAACCGGTAG
- a CDS encoding carbohydrate ABC transporter permease — MNASSTAASTRPHNQGPQRSPFGLRLPRFLTSESPVPWVAPLAAFFLVFALFPLLYNIWLSFHEYSAITRALEPVGWANWERLVSEARTTNAIVVTLVYVGVCLAAQLVLGLAIALLLDSDDRGYGTLRALITLPLVVPPAITALLFLFMEDPQFGILSYVFDQLGLISRSEPILSNADTALFGVILADVWQWTPFMVLIFLAGLRALPREPFEAAAIDGASRLQIFWRITLPMLSKVMAVAILVRGIDLFRFSFAYIYTMTSGGPGTVTETIIYYAWKQTFTFIKWGYGATLSLLTLIALIVICNLFIYFARVRW; from the coding sequence ATGAACGCTTCATCTACAGCGGCCAGCACGCGTCCGCACAACCAGGGCCCGCAGCGGAGCCCCTTCGGCCTGCGCCTGCCGCGCTTCCTGACCAGCGAGTCGCCGGTTCCCTGGGTGGCGCCGCTGGCGGCCTTCTTCCTCGTGTTCGCCTTGTTTCCGCTGCTCTACAACATCTGGCTCAGCTTCCACGAATATTCGGCGATAACCCGAGCGCTGGAGCCGGTTGGCTGGGCCAACTGGGAACGATTGGTTTCCGAGGCACGGACGACCAACGCGATCGTCGTCACGCTGGTCTACGTTGGGGTCTGCCTGGCCGCGCAGCTCGTCCTGGGCCTGGCGATCGCGCTGCTGCTGGACAGCGACGACCGCGGCTACGGCACACTGCGCGCGCTGATCACCCTGCCGCTCGTGGTGCCGCCGGCGATCACCGCACTGCTGTTCCTGTTCATGGAGGACCCACAGTTCGGCATCCTGTCCTACGTCTTCGACCAGCTCGGCCTGATCTCGCGCTCGGAACCGATCCTGTCGAACGCCGACACGGCCCTGTTCGGCGTCATCCTGGCCGATGTCTGGCAATGGACGCCGTTCATGGTGCTGATCTTCCTGGCGGGGCTGCGCGCCTTGCCGCGCGAGCCGTTCGAGGCCGCCGCCATCGACGGCGCCAGCCGACTACAAATCTTCTGGCGGATCACCCTGCCGATGCTCTCCAAGGTGATGGCGGTGGCGATCCTGGTGCGCGGGATCGATCTGTTCCGCTTCTCCTTCGCCTATATCTACACAATGACCTCGGGCGGGCCGGGAACCGTCACCGAAACGATCATCTACTACGCGTGGAAGCAGACCTTCACCTTCATCAAGTGGGGCTACGGCGCGACGCTCAGCCTGCTGACGCTGATCGCGCTGATCGTGATCTGCAACCTGTTCATCTACTTCGCCCGGGTGAGGTGGTAG
- a CDS encoding RpiB/LacA/LacB family sugar-phosphate isomerase, with translation MTDKPRVVLGADHLGRVLKDTLRDHLIAKGYQVEDMGVASDDAVDYPDIGFALAERVAKGEFPRGILVCGTGAGMAICANKVAGVRAACVMDPHSAERAIASNDAHVITFGSQITGPEVAKKLTDIWLASDFQGGRSAPKVGKITAGERRLLSQPASE, from the coding sequence ATGACCGACAAGCCGCGAGTCGTGCTTGGCGCCGACCATTTGGGCCGCGTTCTGAAGGACACGCTGCGCGACCACCTGATCGCCAAGGGCTATCAAGTCGAAGACATGGGGGTCGCGAGCGACGACGCGGTCGATTACCCCGATATCGGCTTCGCCCTTGCCGAACGCGTGGCCAAGGGGGAGTTCCCGCGCGGCATATTGGTGTGCGGAACCGGCGCCGGCATGGCGATCTGCGCCAATAAGGTCGCAGGCGTACGGGCCGCCTGCGTGATGGACCCGCATTCCGCGGAACGGGCGATCGCGTCGAACGACGCGCACGTGATCACCTTCGGCAGCCAGATCACCGGCCCGGAAGTTGCCAAAAAGCTCACCGACATCTGGCTCGCCAGCGATTTCCAGGGCGGTCGATCCGCCCCGAAGGTGGGCAAGATCACCGCGGGCGAGCGCCGGCTGCTGAGCCAGCCGGCTTCGGAGTGA
- a CDS encoding carbohydrate ABC transporter permease yields MDLTPAQKILRATAAWLVTLTFVFPIFWWALTSIKPYQATFNDTPVFFDFEPVWNFYEVVLLGMSRQEATGQGGGAAGSGSGYYSLPAIFDSLIVAGASTALCVLLATGAAYAMSRMRFKGQHHFVFTVLSTRMLPPVAVVIPLFLVYRQLGLYDSYTGVVLAHTLANLPLATLLLKSFFDDLPKEVDESALIDGASRWKTFWLIAFPMVKGGVAAAAVLCFVFSWTEFLMALSLTQTGVRTVPVAASSFVTSTGTEWGFLSALGTAATIPAFIFIVLVQRHLVRGLTLGAVKE; encoded by the coding sequence ATGGACCTCACGCCAGCCCAAAAGATCCTGCGCGCCACGGCCGCGTGGCTGGTCACCTTGACCTTCGTGTTCCCGATCTTCTGGTGGGCGCTGACATCGATCAAACCCTATCAGGCGACCTTTAACGACACGCCGGTGTTCTTCGACTTCGAGCCGGTGTGGAACTTCTACGAAGTCGTGCTGCTGGGGATGAGCCGGCAGGAGGCCACCGGTCAGGGCGGCGGCGCGGCCGGCTCCGGGTCCGGCTACTATTCGCTGCCGGCGATCTTCGACAGCCTGATCGTCGCGGGCGCGAGCACGGCGCTCTGCGTGCTGCTGGCAACCGGCGCCGCCTATGCGATGTCGCGCATGCGCTTCAAGGGGCAACACCACTTCGTCTTCACCGTGCTGTCGACCCGCATGCTGCCGCCGGTCGCCGTGGTGATTCCGCTCTTCCTGGTCTATCGGCAACTCGGCCTCTACGACAGCTACACCGGCGTCGTGCTGGCGCACACGCTGGCAAACCTGCCGCTGGCCACGCTGCTGCTGAAGAGTTTCTTCGACGATCTGCCCAAGGAGGTCGACGAGTCCGCGCTGATCGATGGCGCGAGCCGCTGGAAGACGTTCTGGCTGATCGCCTTTCCGATGGTGAAAGGCGGCGTGGCTGCCGCGGCGGTGCTTTGCTTCGTGTTCTCCTGGACGGAATTCCTGATGGCCCTGTCGCTGACGCAAACGGGCGTCCGCACCGTGCCGGTTGCCGCGTCCAGCTTCGTTACCTCCACGGGCACGGAATGGGGCTTCCTCTCCGCGCTCGGGACAGCCGCGACGATCCCGGCGTTCATCTTCATCGTCCTGGTCCAGCGTCACCTGGTGCGCGGCCTGACCTTGGGCGCGGTCAAGGAATAG